One Helianthus annuus cultivar XRQ/B chromosome 7, HanXRQr2.0-SUNRISE, whole genome shotgun sequence genomic region harbors:
- the LOC110866304 gene encoding uncharacterized protein LOC110866304, with protein MFDDKDSLLDTWMYVLEDFGSERSALAKDKIYTHINLKQMTIIREAEAGLMDCKLDIIMSLHPLMQYIPLFILKWQGLQKKAHAVLIYGGQANASIVIFSWNEF; from the exons ATGTTTGATGACAAAGATTCATTATTGGATACTTGGATGTATGTTCTTGAAG ACTTTGGCAGTGAGAGGTCTGCTTTGGCAAAAGATAAAATCTACACACACATTAACCTTAAACAAATGACTATCATCAG AGAGGCTGAGGCAGGTTTAATGGATTGCAAGTTGGACATTATCATGAGTCTTCATCCTCTTATGCAATACATTCCATTATTTATACTTAAATGGCAAGGGTTACAAAAGAAG GCTCATGCAGTGTTGATATATGGTGGTCAAGCAAATGCATCAATAGTAATTTTTTCTTGGAATGAGTTTTAA